The following are from one region of the Hyla sarda isolate aHylSar1 chromosome 6, aHylSar1.hap1, whole genome shotgun sequence genome:
- the PRDM11 gene encoding PR domain-containing protein 11 translates to MSESGKECRVAYSPSLGDLVRAKTELGSPVDERKYSKQCSAGSNSRCKDLEPKRLKEKRDAAMSKSLQQVDFWFCELCQEYFVDECPSHGPPVLVPDTPVPLGMPDRAALTAPCRIEVVKDDTGESEVRCVNEIIPKGHIYGPYEGKISSQDKSSGFFSWLCKPDTRETSEGDG, encoded by the exons ATGAGCGAAAGTGGCAAGGAGTGCCGGGTGGCGTATAGCCCCAGTCTCGGGGACCTTGTGAGGGCGAAGACGGAATTGGGGTCACCGGTTGACGAGAGGAAGTACAGCAAGCAATG CTCCGCAGGGTCCAACTCGCGCTGCAAGGACCTGGAACCCAAAAGACTAAAGGAGAAGAGGGACGCTGCAATGTCTAAGAGTCTCCAGCAGGTGGATTTttggt TCTGTGAGCTGTGCCAGGAATACTTTGTGGATGAGTGTCCCAGTCACGGACCCCCCGTCCTGGTGCCGGATACGCCGGTTCCCCTTGGCATGCCTGACCGGGCAGCACTGACAGCGCCATGTAGGATTGAGGTGGTGAAGGACGACACTGGGGAGAGCGAAGTGCGATGTGTGAACGAGATCATACCCAAAGGGCACATCTATGGGCCGTACGAGGGGAAGATCTCCTCCCAGGACAAGTCATCCGGATTCTTCTCATGGCTG tgtaaacCAGACACAAGGGAAACCTCTGAAGGTGACGGCTGA